The Leptospirales bacterium genome includes a window with the following:
- a CDS encoding peptidoglycan DD-metalloendopeptidase family protein has product MDARTDGVEYHNGRWFKEIQEIIPGDIVLSYNESTQAVEPKRVVQTFVRQTDRIYHVRYSNGAEFETTFNHEFYVKDAGWVQAKQLRAGDVSLLANGGERMIAGVNGEARYETVYNFEVQDNHSYFVGRDAVLVHNLAYSLSQMHCNSEGRLCMTAVFSSHGPPFMDLGSHQGLRRLPGNSDGNTEIWTDGIRTIVMYGPPDNKTVISAPDANGSMIISYHTGVGGLTESRPYAIQMGGQFYQATDNSGLNFVCYDCGGGASQQITFAEGTDYTVTTTYGDGSRAIERRADGKTAMQMQITADGYASQIALFEDGVMRTRIDRPDPSTTAAITYKYLNGTNYYQISTALPTGVCHPIQGCVSGANVLSTQSGFYRSNGAFHGGIDVGFEGTYHAMLPGTVTGVGQGTTWNIDGEERGIWLGTDGKYYYTGDAKTDIEYVPRTEKERELMAAIPRDQMSRAGTYMNVASQIGGRTYTITYAHMQPNFEVGEVVAPGAELGQIGETGRATGPHAHISVRIPRASLPPGIPEQYKNGEGESVLIDPMYFFTYIAPRGAGR; this is encoded by the coding sequence GTGGATGCCCGCACCGACGGCGTTGAGTACCACAACGGCCGCTGGTTCAAGGAGATCCAGGAGATTATTCCCGGCGACATTGTCCTCTCCTACAATGAGTCCACACAGGCTGTGGAGCCAAAGCGAGTCGTCCAGACCTTTGTGCGCCAGACGGACCGCATCTACCATGTCCGCTACAGCAACGGCGCTGAATTTGAGACTACATTCAATCACGAGTTCTATGTAAAAGACGCGGGCTGGGTGCAGGCGAAGCAGCTGCGCGCTGGCGATGTGAGTCTTCTGGCCAATGGCGGCGAGCGGATGATTGCCGGCGTAAACGGCGAGGCCCGCTACGAAACAGTCTACAACTTCGAGGTCCAGGATAACCACAGCTACTTCGTGGGGCGTGATGCGGTGCTGGTGCATAATCTGGCGTACAGTCTCTCGCAAATGCATTGCAATTCAGAGGGTCGACTTTGTATGACTGCAGTATTCAGCTCGCACGGGCCGCCGTTCATGGATTTGGGTAGCCATCAGGGGCTTCGGCGCCTGCCTGGGAATTCCGATGGCAATACTGAGATCTGGACAGACGGTATACGGACGATTGTTATGTACGGTCCGCCGGACAATAAGACCGTAATCTCAGCTCCGGACGCAAATGGATCGATGATTATCTCTTATCATACAGGCGTCGGCGGATTGACGGAATCAAGGCCCTATGCAATTCAGATGGGCGGGCAGTTCTATCAGGCAACGGATAATAGTGGTTTGAATTTTGTGTGTTATGATTGTGGCGGCGGCGCATCCCAGCAAATAACCTTCGCTGAGGGAACGGACTATACTGTCACAACCACGTACGGCGATGGCTCGCGGGCGATCGAACGGCGCGCCGACGGCAAAACGGCAATGCAGATGCAGATAACAGCGGACGGTTATGCTTCGCAGATTGCACTGTTTGAAGATGGAGTCATGCGAACCCGAATTGATCGCCCGGACCCAAGCACAACCGCAGCGATCACATATAAATACCTCAACGGAACAAATTACTACCAGATTTCGACAGCGCTTCCGACCGGAGTTTGCCACCCGATTCAGGGATGCGTGAGCGGCGCAAACGTTCTTTCGACGCAGAGCGGTTTCTATCGCAGCAATGGCGCCTTTCACGGCGGTATTGACGTCGGCTTCGAAGGTACATATCATGCTATGTTGCCCGGGACCGTAACTGGCGTAGGCCAGGGTACGACCTGGAATATAGATGGTGAGGAGCGCGGAATCTGGCTTGGAACTGACGGCAAATACTACTATACTGGTGATGCAAAAACGGACATAGAGTATGTGCCCAGAACCGAGAAGGAGCGAGAACTAATGGCGGCAATTCCGCGTGATCAAATGAGTCGCGCCGGCACTTACATGAACGTTGCCTCGCAAATAGGCGGGCGGACATACACAATTACCTACGCACACATGCAGCCGAACTTCGAGGTGGGCGAAGTGGTTGCGCCTGGCGCGGAGCTGGGGCAAATTGGAGAAACCGGCCGGGCAACGGGGCCGCACGCACACATATCCGTACGGATTCCGCGTGCTTCCCTGCCGCCGGGAATACCGGAGCAATATAAAAATGGAGAAGGAGAATCTGTTTTGATTGATCCAATGTATTTCTTTACTTACATTGCGCCCCGAGGAGCAGGCAGATGA
- a CDS encoding type II toxin-antitoxin system HicB family antitoxin: MKYVVIIERGENNLSAYVPDLPGCVATGDNEEDLLHLMKEAIELHLRGMREDGDAIPQPSASAAYVNV; the protein is encoded by the coding sequence ATGAAGTACGTAGTCATTATTGAACGGGGAGAGAACAACCTGAGCGCTTACGTCCCGGACCTTCCGGGTTGCGTTGCCACCGGTGACAATGAAGAGGACCTCCTGCATCTCATGAAGGAAGCGATCGAACTGCACCTTCGCGGGATGCGTGAAGATGGCGATGCAATTCCGCAGCCCTCAGCTTCCGCCGCATATGTGAATGTCTGA
- a CDS encoding type II toxin-antitoxin system HicA family toxin, translated as MKVREAMRIIEEDGWRLVATAGSHRQFKHPDKKGRVTVAGKPSDDLHPKTLNSILKQAGLR; from the coding sequence TTGAAGGTCCGAGAGGCTATGCGTATCATTGAGGAAGATGGATGGCGTCTTGTGGCTACAGCTGGCAGTCACCGGCAATTCAAGCATCCGGATAAAAAGGGGCGAGTTACGGTGGCCGGAAAGCCATCCGATGATCTGCATCCAAAGACTCTTAACAGCATATTGAAGCAGGCTGGTTTACGATGA
- a CDS encoding AHH domain-containing protein gives MRPTQTQNNFRQTLGPSPYRAGRSQSHHILTRADFDSAAGKKLRQLGIGPNDGSINGVHLPLTAADRIAQFPNTTLHNDSHTNAYRDYVRRAILDPTVNTREKAIQVLAGLRRELNTGRLRLNRQ, from the coding sequence GTGCGACCAACGCAGACCCAGAACAATTTTCGGCAAACCCTTGGTCCCAGTCCGTATCGGGCTGGCCGCTCGCAGAGTCACCACATCCTTACGCGTGCGGATTTCGATTCGGCCGCTGGAAAGAAATTGCGTCAACTCGGCATTGGCCCAAATGATGGCTCGATAAATGGCGTGCATTTGCCTCTGACAGCTGCGGACCGGATTGCGCAATTTCCGAATACTACGCTTCACAATGACTCCCACACCAACGCTTATCGCGACTATGTACGACGAGCAATCCTTGACCCGACTGTGAATACCCGTGAAAAGGCCATTCAAGTTCTGGCCGGCCTCCGACGCGAGTTGAACACCGGACGATTGAGGTTGAACCGTCAGTGA
- a CDS encoding dihydroorotate dehydrogenase-like protein → MVDLRSRYLGLELKNPLVASASPLSRSLDSVRRLEDAGVAALVMYSLFEEQINHEKHELDHFLSHGAESFAEALSYFPEPAEYANLDAEEYLEQLQQLKQSLSIPVIASLNGVSAGGWIKYAQRMQEAGADAIELNVFYIPADLDQKGADVEAMYIEDVAAVRSCVSIPVAIKLSPYFSAFGNMARRLVEAGASGLTLFNRFYQPDIDLDCLEVTPHLTLSTQFENRLPLQWIAILRGRVTASLAATSGVHDWQDTLKLLLVGADAVMMASALLRHGPARAAETLQGLQQWMEEREYESVEQLKGSMSYQHVAEPAAFERANYMRMLHSAWYLPESAG, encoded by the coding sequence ATGGTTGATTTACGATCCAGATATCTTGGACTTGAACTGAAGAACCCGCTGGTAGCTTCGGCATCGCCGCTGTCCAGATCGCTGGATAGCGTACGGCGCCTGGAGGACGCCGGCGTTGCTGCGCTGGTGATGTACTCGCTGTTTGAGGAACAGATCAATCACGAGAAGCACGAGCTGGATCATTTCCTGAGTCATGGCGCAGAGAGCTTTGCCGAAGCGCTCTCCTACTTTCCGGAGCCGGCGGAGTACGCCAACCTGGACGCCGAGGAATATCTGGAGCAACTGCAGCAACTGAAACAATCGCTCTCCATTCCGGTCATTGCCAGCCTGAATGGCGTCTCCGCCGGCGGCTGGATCAAATATGCGCAACGCATGCAGGAAGCCGGCGCCGATGCGATCGAGCTGAATGTTTTCTATATTCCGGCGGATCTTGATCAAAAGGGCGCGGATGTTGAAGCGATGTATATCGAAGATGTGGCGGCGGTTCGCAGCTGCGTCAGCATCCCGGTAGCAATCAAGCTATCGCCTTACTTCAGCGCCTTTGGCAACATGGCCCGTCGGCTGGTCGAGGCCGGCGCCAGCGGCTTGACCTTGTTCAATCGCTTTTACCAGCCAGACATTGACCTCGATTGCCTGGAGGTGACGCCGCACCTGACGCTTTCCACGCAATTTGAAAATCGCCTGCCCCTGCAATGGATCGCTATCCTTCGCGGTCGCGTGACCGCCAGCCTTGCGGCAACCAGCGGAGTACACGACTGGCAGGATACGCTCAAATTGTTGCTGGTTGGCGCCGATGCCGTCATGATGGCCAGCGCGCTCTTGCGCCACGGTCCGGCGCGCGCCGCAGAAACTTTGCAGGGCTTGCAGCAATGGATGGAAGAGCGCGAGTATGAATCAGTGGAGCAATTGAAGGGAAGCATGAGCTACCAGCATGTGGCGGAGCCGGCGGCCTTTGAACGCGCCAACTACATGCGCATGCTGCACAGCGCCTGGTATTTGCCGGAATCGGCCGGTTAG
- the nifJ gene encoding pyruvate:ferredoxin (flavodoxin) oxidoreductase — protein sequence MQSSARLILDGNEACARVAYFLNDVIAIYPITPASPMGEYADAWSAEGKRNYAGLSPQIVELQSEGGAAGALHGSLQSGALSTTFTASQGLLLMIPNMYKIAGELTPAVIHVASRALATHALSIFGDHSDVMAARGAGWGMLFAATVQEAQDFAFIAQMASLRSRLPFLHVFDGFRTSHEIRAIVELSEAEMLDLLDRDAIEAFRQRALRPEAPLLRGSAQNPDVFFQSRERANLEYDAASKIVRQCMQEFGNRTGRRYDIFEYHGHPQADRVVVLMGSGAPTMRATVDRLNAEGQRLGVLSVRLFRPLDQAALIAALPASVQAIAVLDRCKEPGAAGEPLYQDLLAALARERAGQTSPQIVGGRYGLGSREFTPAMGRAIFEMLQQPAIKRSFTVGIRDDISGLSLDYDANWNLELPQSFRGMFFGLGADGTVGANKSSIKILGDATDLQVQGYFVYDSKKSGSSTISHLRASPQPIDTACLIEKANFIACHHFPLLVRYDVLSAAEEGAIFLVNAPCTAEELWQRLPLAVQHQILDKKLKLYSVNASAIARELGLGSRINTIMQAAFFQLSGLLPMEQAMAAMRHSVEKTYGKRGDVVVQKNLAALDRALAALQMAPIGAPASVAEGATLEEDRPAFVRQFTEALLAGRGEQLPVSAMPLDGTFPTATARYEKRRIAQELPVWDEKVCIQCGKCTLVCPHSVIRMKAYEATELAAAPPGFKSAPARVRDWSSRQLTIQVAPEDCTSCTLCVEVCPARNKERSGQKALYMQPAEPIVEAEQRSWDFFLSLPELPRDQVRHDQVKGSQFLQPLFEFSGACAGCGETPYIKLATQLFGDRMIVANATGCSSIYGGNLPTTPWSKNAAGRGPAWSNSLFEDNAEFGLGMRLAINQRRRQAMQRLQELRASVGEGLADAILKAEELEEPEVFEQRQRVTELKRILQGLDMPQARALLAEADNLCRQSVWIIGGDGWGYDIGYGGLDHVLASGQDVNVLLLDTEVYSNTGGQTSKATPLGAVAKFSASGKEAPKKDLALLAMEYGRVYVARVAMGADDSQTVRAFAEAERYRGPSLIIAYSHCIAHGYDLKRGLSQQRLAVESGYWPLFRYHPEKTGPERMQLDSKAPSIRLRDYMYNEMRFAMLLRSNPTRARSLLKLAEEQLQQQWRKYEALADSAARLSVEERHG from the coding sequence ATGCAGTCCTCCGCCCGTTTGATCCTGGATGGCAACGAAGCCTGCGCGCGCGTCGCTTACTTCCTGAACGATGTCATTGCCATCTATCCGATTACGCCGGCCTCGCCGATGGGCGAATATGCCGATGCCTGGTCGGCGGAGGGCAAGCGCAACTATGCCGGGCTGAGTCCGCAGATCGTGGAACTGCAGAGCGAGGGCGGCGCTGCCGGCGCCCTACACGGATCGCTGCAGAGCGGCGCGCTCTCCACAACCTTCACCGCATCACAGGGCCTGCTGTTGATGATACCTAATATGTACAAAATAGCGGGCGAACTTACGCCGGCGGTGATTCATGTTGCCTCGCGAGCGCTGGCGACGCACGCCCTTTCCATCTTTGGCGATCACAGCGATGTCATGGCGGCGCGCGGCGCAGGCTGGGGCATGCTCTTTGCCGCCACCGTGCAGGAAGCCCAGGATTTTGCCTTCATCGCTCAGATGGCTTCGCTGCGCAGTCGCTTGCCCTTCCTGCATGTCTTTGATGGCTTTCGTACTTCGCACGAGATTCGCGCCATTGTCGAACTTTCAGAGGCTGAAATGCTCGATTTGCTGGATCGCGATGCCATTGAGGCCTTTCGGCAGCGCGCCCTGCGACCGGAGGCGCCGCTACTGCGCGGGTCGGCCCAGAATCCCGATGTCTTTTTTCAATCTCGCGAGCGCGCCAATCTGGAATACGATGCCGCTTCGAAGATCGTGCGCCAGTGCATGCAGGAATTTGGCAATCGCACCGGTCGTCGCTACGACATCTTCGAATACCACGGTCATCCCCAGGCCGACCGCGTTGTTGTCCTGATGGGTTCGGGCGCGCCAACGATGCGCGCCACTGTCGATCGACTGAATGCCGAGGGACAGCGGCTGGGCGTGCTGAGCGTTCGCCTCTTTCGGCCTCTGGATCAAGCGGCGCTGATTGCCGCTTTGCCAGCAAGCGTTCAGGCCATCGCCGTCCTTGACCGCTGCAAGGAGCCCGGCGCGGCCGGCGAGCCGCTCTACCAGGATTTGCTGGCGGCGCTGGCCCGAGAAAGAGCGGGCCAAACAAGTCCGCAAATCGTCGGCGGACGCTACGGCCTGGGCTCCCGTGAATTTACGCCAGCCATGGGCCGCGCCATATTTGAGATGCTACAACAGCCTGCGATCAAGCGATCCTTTACCGTAGGCATCCGGGACGACATCAGCGGCCTGAGCCTGGACTACGATGCGAACTGGAACCTGGAGCTGCCGCAGTCGTTCCGGGGCATGTTTTTCGGTCTGGGCGCCGATGGCACGGTGGGCGCCAACAAGAGCTCAATCAAGATTCTGGGCGACGCCACCGATCTGCAGGTGCAGGGCTACTTTGTTTATGATTCCAAAAAGTCAGGTTCTTCAACTATTTCACACCTGCGGGCATCGCCGCAGCCAATCGATACGGCCTGCCTGATTGAGAAGGCCAACTTCATCGCCTGCCATCACTTTCCATTGCTGGTTCGCTACGATGTTCTGTCCGCCGCCGAAGAGGGCGCCATTTTTCTGGTCAATGCGCCCTGCACTGCCGAGGAACTCTGGCAACGCCTGCCGCTTGCCGTGCAACATCAAATCCTGGATAAGAAACTGAAGCTCTACTCGGTCAATGCCAGCGCCATTGCCCGCGAGCTGGGCCTGGGTTCGCGCATCAACACTATCATGCAGGCCGCCTTCTTCCAACTCAGCGGGCTCTTGCCGATGGAGCAGGCCATGGCCGCCATGCGCCATTCCGTGGAAAAGACCTACGGAAAGCGCGGAGATGTCGTCGTCCAAAAAAACCTGGCGGCGCTCGATCGCGCCCTCGCCGCGCTGCAGATGGCGCCAATTGGCGCGCCCGCCTCCGTTGCCGAGGGCGCCACTCTGGAAGAGGATCGGCCGGCTTTTGTACGACAGTTTACCGAAGCCTTGCTGGCCGGCCGCGGCGAGCAGTTGCCGGTGAGCGCCATGCCGCTGGATGGCACATTTCCAACCGCTACGGCGCGCTATGAAAAACGCCGCATTGCCCAGGAATTGCCGGTGTGGGACGAGAAGGTCTGCATCCAGTGCGGCAAGTGTACGCTGGTCTGTCCGCACAGCGTCATTCGGATGAAGGCTTATGAAGCGACGGAGCTTGCTGCGGCGCCGCCTGGCTTTAAGAGCGCACCGGCGCGGGTGCGCGATTGGTCCTCGCGTCAGCTGACCATTCAGGTGGCGCCCGAGGATTGCACCAGCTGCACGCTCTGCGTTGAGGTCTGTCCGGCGCGCAACAAAGAACGCAGCGGTCAAAAGGCGCTCTACATGCAGCCGGCGGAGCCAATCGTCGAAGCCGAGCAAAGATCGTGGGACTTTTTTCTCTCGCTGCCAGAGCTGCCGCGCGATCAGGTGCGCCACGACCAGGTCAAGGGCTCGCAGTTTCTGCAGCCCTTGTTTGAATTTTCGGGGGCCTGCGCTGGCTGCGGCGAAACGCCCTACATCAAGCTGGCCACTCAACTCTTTGGCGATCGCATGATCGTTGCCAACGCCACCGGTTGCTCTTCTATCTATGGAGGAAACCTGCCGACGACGCCGTGGAGCAAGAACGCCGCCGGCCGCGGTCCAGCCTGGTCCAATTCGCTATTTGAGGACAATGCCGAATTTGGTCTGGGCATGCGCCTGGCAATCAACCAGCGCCGGCGCCAGGCGATGCAGCGACTGCAAGAACTGCGCGCCAGCGTCGGCGAGGGCCTGGCCGATGCCATTCTAAAGGCCGAAGAACTTGAGGAACCCGAAGTATTTGAGCAGCGCCAGCGCGTAACAGAGCTGAAGCGCATCCTGCAGGGTTTGGACATGCCCCAGGCGCGGGCCCTGCTGGCTGAGGCTGACAACCTCTGCCGCCAGAGCGTCTGGATCATTGGCGGCGACGGCTGGGGCTATGACATCGGCTATGGCGGACTGGACCATGTGCTTGCTTCGGGTCAGGATGTGAATGTGCTCTTGCTTGATACGGAGGTCTATTCCAACACCGGCGGTCAAACCTCCAAGGCGACGCCGCTGGGCGCCGTGGCCAAATTTTCGGCATCGGGCAAGGAGGCGCCCAAGAAGGATCTGGCGCTGCTGGCCATGGAGTACGGCCGCGTCTATGTGGCTCGCGTGGCGATGGGCGCCGACGATTCGCAGACCGTGCGCGCTTTTGCCGAAGCGGAGCGCTACCGCGGGCCCTCGCTGATTATCGCCTACAGTCATTGCATTGCGCACGGCTACGATCTCAAGCGCGGACTCAGCCAGCAGCGACTGGCTGTGGAAAGCGGCTACTGGCCGCTCTTTCGCTACCATCCGGAAAAGACCGGCCCGGAACGCATGCAACTGGACAGCAAGGCGCCCTCTATTCGACTGCGCGACTATATGTACAATGAAATGCGATTTGCTATGTTACTACGAAGTAATCCAACCCGCGCACGCAGCCTGCTGAAGCTGGCCGAGGAACAGCTACAGCAGCAATGGCGAAAGTACGAAGCGCTGGCGGACTCCGCTGCGCGCCTGTCCGTGGAGGAACGTCATGGTTGA
- a CDS encoding MarR family winged helix-turn-helix transcriptional regulator, with protein MKARVATRSQAQSASRRLPLRKQLIQDGLSCLNLNLQRAARGVAAHFDRALAPAGLSSNRFSVLMALGAADYFTLRNLAQTLALDRTTLIRNLLPLQELGLVEDLAPGLRKERRIALSEGGRRSLERSYPLWLEAHRQMQELLGGESYRQLLRKLRKVAAQAGDASRRRQSAATAP; from the coding sequence TTGAAGGCCCGCGTCGCGACGCGCAGCCAGGCGCAAAGCGCCTCGCGGCGGTTGCCGCTACGCAAACAGCTGATCCAGGATGGCCTCAGTTGCTTGAATCTGAACCTGCAGCGCGCAGCGCGCGGCGTCGCGGCGCACTTCGATCGGGCGCTGGCGCCGGCAGGCTTGAGTTCCAATCGCTTTTCAGTGCTGATGGCGCTGGGCGCGGCGGATTACTTCACGCTCCGCAATCTGGCGCAGACCCTGGCGCTGGACCGCACCACGTTGATACGAAACCTACTGCCCTTGCAGGAACTGGGTCTGGTGGAAGACCTGGCGCCGGGCCTGCGCAAGGAGCGACGCATTGCCCTTTCCGAAGGCGGGCGGCGCAGCCTGGAACGCAGCTATCCTTTGTGGCTGGAGGCGCACCGCCAGATGCAAGAACTCCTGGGCGGGGAAAGCTATCGCCAACTGTTGCGCAAGTTGCGCAAGGTTGCAGCACAAGCCGGCGACGCAAGCCGCCGCCGACAGTCAGCGGCGACCGCCCCGTAG
- a CDS encoding acyl-CoA thioesterase, protein MIYNASSEKSPESLMRVRFQDCDPFGHLNNARYAEYFFDAREDHLRESYDLDLYAMAAEQRRGWLVRHTETAFLRPALQNEMLRIVTRLVDCGDASISVEGLMLDRGGRDLKAVLRVDFTHVDLDRNRPARHSQELRQFFQAILYTEASDIETQFAERLQTLRKQVRSGKFERIDFQRGAA, encoded by the coding sequence ATGATTTACAATGCCAGCTCTGAAAAAAGCCCGGAGAGCCTGATGCGCGTTCGATTTCAGGACTGTGATCCCTTTGGCCATCTGAACAACGCCCGCTATGCCGAGTATTTTTTTGACGCTCGCGAAGACCATCTGCGCGAGAGCTACGATCTGGATCTTTATGCGATGGCCGCCGAGCAACGCAGGGGCTGGCTGGTACGGCACACCGAGACGGCCTTTCTGCGCCCCGCCTTGCAAAATGAAATGCTGCGCATCGTCACGCGTCTGGTCGATTGTGGCGATGCTTCCATTTCCGTGGAGGGTTTAATGCTCGATCGCGGCGGCCGCGACCTCAAAGCGGTGCTGCGCGTTGATTTTACACACGTAGATCTGGATCGCAATCGACCGGCGCGCCACAGCCAGGAGCTGCGCCAGTTTTTTCAGGCCATACTCTACACGGAAGCGTCGGACATCGAAACTCAATTTGCCGAACGACTGCAGACGCTGCGCAAGCAAGTGCGCAGCGGAAAATTCGAGCGCATTGATTTTCAGCGAGGGGCGGCTTGA
- a CDS encoding phosphodiester glycosidase family protein: MAVEVSYPLLLVALATLLVLSALWLRRRLPRTGAALAALLAAFLLPIVAAALLRLAMLARPQPEDLSLELHPGLRYLRKSLQAPRRMVVHTLIIDLRQPDLHFAISRPTLSAGSEYRAQTVQEYAEERGLFAAMNGDFFLPWHYRRPWDYYPHRGEPVSPNGPVLSEGIEYPIRVRPPVSTAYFTRENRISFDRRPIAAWNAISGQPLLLKDGQLSVHLQGESPVYYDRPHPRSAIGIDASGARMIWMVIDGRQPGYSMGARILDLVALMREQGAVTVMNLDGGGSSTLVARNATGELQALNAPIHHNLPGPQRPVANALGLYFGSERGR; encoded by the coding sequence ATGGCGGTTGAGGTCTCTTATCCGCTGCTACTTGTCGCTCTGGCGACGCTGCTGGTTCTGTCCGCACTTTGGTTGCGGCGTCGCCTGCCGCGAACCGGTGCGGCGCTGGCAGCCTTGCTGGCCGCGTTTTTGTTGCCGATTGTGGCGGCGGCGCTCTTGCGCCTGGCAATGCTCGCCCGCCCGCAACCGGAAGATCTAAGCCTGGAATTGCATCCAGGCTTGCGCTACCTGCGTAAGAGCCTGCAAGCGCCGCGGCGAATGGTGGTGCATACGCTGATCATCGATTTGCGGCAGCCAGATCTGCACTTTGCGATTTCGCGGCCGACGCTCTCCGCAGGCAGCGAATACCGGGCGCAAACAGTCCAGGAGTACGCCGAAGAGCGCGGGCTCTTTGCCGCAATGAACGGCGATTTTTTTCTCCCCTGGCATTACCGTCGGCCCTGGGACTATTATCCCCATCGAGGCGAGCCGGTGAGCCCCAATGGTCCGGTTTTATCTGAGGGCATTGAGTACCCTATTCGGGTTCGACCGCCAGTCTCCACTGCCTACTTTACGCGAGAGAACCGCATCAGCTTCGATCGACGTCCGATAGCGGCGTGGAATGCCATCTCTGGCCAGCCGCTGCTGCTCAAGGACGGGCAGCTCAGCGTACACTTGCAGGGCGAGAGCCCCGTTTACTATGATCGACCACATCCGCGCAGCGCCATTGGAATCGACGCCAGCGGCGCTCGAATGATCTGGATGGTCATTGATGGGCGCCAGCCCGGCTATTCCATGGGCGCTCGAATTCTGGATCTGGTCGCCCTGATGCGAGAGCAGGGCGCAGTGACGGTGATGAACCTGGATGGCGGCGGTTCCAGTACGCTGGTGGCGCGCAATGCGACGGGAGAATTGCAGGCGCTTAACGCTCCCATCCATCACAACCTTCCCGGCCCGCAGCGGCCGGTTGCCAATGCGCTTGGCCTGTACTTTGGAAGCGAGCGGGGCAGGTAA
- a CDS encoding metallophosphoesterase, with product MSFYQVFLSAISIASGIAALAFAFSLRRRRPRLAAGIILLTVAALAPPLIFLGGGNWPLADDGLAAQLHLLTMAILCSFPFLAFVALGQRLLRSNVSDERRPESLQAASDEHGMNRRQMLQRSAAIAVAALDFAPVYGIAAALGAMSFGSNHPITTDLSLRLPDASEDLRGLRMVQISDLHFGPAIGEAHVRLWLSYLREHATGDALLLTGDLVDADNRALPLCAAFLNRLHELYPAGIYAVTGNHDYYDSASELRRILSRAGVRFLSAQHTVLKRGKGQLQIAGLEYGSRPYEAVRLLSALRPDQPSILLNHVPANFTWLQHLPFSLVLSGHTHGGHLRTARGPQGRSLLLPGAEFVAGWYERGLTRMYVNSGLGHSFPMRIHCPPEATRITIV from the coding sequence ATGAGTTTCTATCAAGTATTTCTATCCGCCATCAGCATCGCCAGCGGAATCGCTGCGCTGGCCTTTGCGTTTTCGCTTCGTCGACGCAGACCGCGACTTGCCGCGGGCATCATCCTCTTGACCGTCGCTGCCCTGGCGCCGCCGCTGATTTTCCTCGGCGGCGGCAATTGGCCGTTGGCGGACGATGGCCTCGCGGCCCAACTCCATCTGCTGACGATGGCAATACTGTGCAGCTTTCCCTTTCTGGCCTTTGTAGCGCTCGGGCAACGACTGCTGCGGAGCAATGTTAGCGATGAAAGACGGCCAGAGAGTCTGCAGGCCGCAAGCGACGAGCATGGGATGAATCGTCGGCAGATGCTGCAGCGCAGCGCTGCAATCGCCGTTGCTGCCCTGGATTTTGCGCCCGTCTATGGCATTGCAGCGGCCCTTGGCGCCATGAGCTTTGGCTCCAACCATCCCATTACCACGGACCTTTCGCTGCGCTTGCCGGACGCCAGCGAGGATCTGCGCGGTCTGCGAATGGTACAGATCTCCGATTTGCATTTCGGGCCGGCCATTGGCGAGGCGCACGTCCGGCTCTGGCTTTCCTATTTACGCGAACATGCGACGGGCGACGCCCTGTTGCTGACGGGGGATCTGGTTGATGCCGACAATCGCGCGCTGCCGCTCTGCGCCGCGTTTTTGAACCGACTCCACGAACTGTATCCTGCTGGAATTTATGCTGTTACCGGCAACCACGACTACTATGATTCAGCCAGCGAATTGCGGCGCATCCTATCGAGGGCCGGCGTTCGTTTTCTGTCCGCTCAGCATACAGTCCTGAAGCGCGGCAAAGGCCAATTGCAAATCGCGGGACTGGAGTACGGCAGCAGGCCCTATGAAGCCGTCCGCCTCCTTAGCGCGCTGCGACCGGACCAGCCCTCAATCTTGCTCAATCATGTGCCGGCCAATTTTACCTGGCTCCAGCATTTGCCCTTTTCGCTGGTGCTTTCCGGTCATACACACGGCGGTCACCTGCGTACAGCGCGCGGGCCGCAGGGCAGGTCCTTGCTTCTACCGGGCGCGGAGTTCGTAGCCGGTTGGTATGAGCGCGGATTGACCAGGATGTACGTGAATTCCGGACTGGGTCATTCCTTTCCGATGCGCATTCATTGTCCGCCAGAGGCGACGCGCATTACGATCGTTTGA